The genomic DNA GCCACGGAGGCCGGGATGATGCCCCGTGGGCCGACGGCCGACATGAACGCGCGCTCCCCGAAGGTGAAGCGGTCACCGACCGTCGAGAGGAACACGAGCACAGGACGGATGACCACCGCGACCGCGACGACGACGAAGACCCCGCCGAGGCCGAGGCGGATGAGGTCCTCGAACCGCAACAGCGCCGCGAGCGCGATGAACACGAACGACAGCACCAGCAGCGTGATGTCGCCCTTGAACTCGGTGATGTCCTCCTCGTAGGGGATGTCCAGGTTGCCGAGGACGATGCCGGCGACGGCGACCGCGGCGACGCCGGCCTCGGCGAAGACGAAGTCGGCGGCCGCGTACGCGACCAGCGCGCCCGCCAGCACCAGTAGTCGCGCGTTCTGGGGGGCGTTCCCCGGCGAGAGGTCGACGTACCGGAGCGCGTAGTAGAGCACCCCGGCGACGACGGTACCGACGACCATCCCGGTGCCGAGCCGCTCGACGAACAGCTGGAGGAACTCCGCGGGGGTCGACCCGCCCGTGATGATGACCTCGAAGACGACGACGGCCAGTATCGCGGCGGTCACGTCGTTGACGATGCCCTCCGTCTCCAGGGCGGCCTCGACGCGGTCGCGCACGGGGACGACCTCCATGATGGGCGTGATGACGGTCGGCCCGGTCGCCACGAGCAGCGCGCCGATGAGGAAGGCGAACTCCCACGAGGTCTCCGGGAACGCCAGTTTGACCGCGCCGGCGGTCCCGAACAGCGCGATGGCGGCGCCCACGGTCACCAGTCGGGTCGTCGCGGCCGGGGTCTCGCGGAACTTCTCCAGCCGCAGGTGGAACGCGCCCTCGAAGACGATGATGGCGACCGAGAGGCCGACGATGGACGGCAGCGCGCCCGCGAACGTCGACCGCGTCACCAGTCCCAGGCCCTCGGGCCCGAGCGCGATACCCGAGGCGATGAGGAAGATGATGCTCGGCACCTCGAACCGGTCGGAGAGGATCTGCGCGACGACGCCGATTCCGATGATAGCCGCGACGAGGTAGAGACCGGTGCTCGGTGCGGCTGCCATACGGTCGGCCCGACGCCCGTCGGTTTCTTAAGTCTCCTGTCTTGCGATGGGCTCGCCGTCACACACGGCCCCGGCGATCAGGACCCGCGTGCCTCACTTCTCGGCGGCGGCCTCCCGGCGGTCCAGATACCCGAGCACGCCCCGCACGTTCATCGCCGTCTCCGTGCGGGCCTTCGCATCGCTCCACACCGCGTCCATCTCCGTCTGCTCGACGAAGTGCTCGACGACGGCCTCGTCGTCGTCGAGTTCGACGCGGGCCTCGGCGACGGCCTCCACCCAGTCCGTGAGGACATCGGCGTACTCGACCAGTTTCCCGTCGGCCGGTGCGGGACCGAAGTGCGCATAGCAGAGCGTCTCCGGGTCGAGCCGCTGGAGCAGGCGGACGTCCTCGATGCACCCCTCGAAGTCGAAGTTCGCGGGCGGCGAGGTCGGCTCGACGGCGTCGAGCTGCGGGACGTAGATGCCGGCGGCGTCGGCGACGAACACGGCCTCGGCCTCGGCGTCGTGGAAGACGTGCTGATGGGGCGCGTGGCCCGGCGCCTCGTGGACGTCGAGTTCCCTGTCGCCCAGGTCGACGGTGTCGCCGTCGACCAGCGGCGTCACCCGGCTGTCGGGGACGGGCTCGGGCTCGGTGTAGAACTCGATGGCCTCACCGACCGCCGCCTTCGTCCCCTCCCACAGCCGCTCGGGGTCGATGATGTGGCGTGCGCCCCGCTCGTGGATGAGCACCTCGGCGTTCGGACAGGCCTCCGCGAGGAAGCCCGCCCCGCCCGCGTGGTCGAGGTGGACGTGCGTGGGGACCAGTTGCGCGAGGTCCTCGCGAGCGATGCCGAGTTCGTCGAGCGCGTCGAGCAGCAGATCGTGGTTGGTCCCCATGCCCGTATCGAGCATCGTGGGGTGCTCGGTATCGAAGATGTAGACGGCCCCGTACTTCTCCGTGCCGTACATCCCGGTGTCGACGTAGTAGCAGTCCGGGACGGCTTCGACGGGTTCGACGTCGCCAACGGTCATTGTCGAAGGGGTGAGGGGAAGCGCCTTAGGTAGTTCGCCGGACGCCCGCACCGAGCGGTAGCGCCTCCTCGAACCAATCGTAGATGACGCCGGTCGCCAGGCGCAGGTTCCCCATCTGGCAGTGTTCGCCGGCCCCCTCCTCGGTCCGGAACACCCGCAGCGTCGTCGGGCCCGCGACCTGGTCGACGAACTCCTCGGCCAGTCCGAGCGGGACGAAGTGGTCGTCCTCCCCGGCCAGCACCAGCATCGGACAGGTTATGTCGTCTCCAAGGCCGACGAGCGAGTAGTCCGGAAGCACCCGCTGGAACGCGGCCATCGAGTCGACGCCGAACACCCACGTCGAGTTCTCCACGAGCCACCGCGACTCCACGCTGAAGCGCCCGCCGAGCGCCGCCAGCCCGTTCACCAGCGCGTCGGGGACGCGCCGGACCACGGCCGCGAGCCAGGGCGTCTCGTAGGCCGCCGCCCGCCACAGGTCGTGCATGTGGTCGAACGCGACGCAGGCGGCGACCCGGTCCTCGAAGGCGGCCGCCCGCGGTGCGTAGTAGCCCCCGAAACTCACGCCGACCAGGCCGACCCCGTCGGTGTCGGCGACGGCGTGCTCGGCGACGGCATCAAGCACCGGGCCGACGACGTACTCCCAGTCGGGCCGGGCCGTCAGACCCTCCTCGCGCAGCGGGGCGCCCTGCCCAGGGCCGTCGAACAGGACGACTGCGTACCCCCGGGCCAGCGCCTCCGGCACGCCACAGAGGAAGTACAGCTCCTCGGCCAGCGAGTCGAACCCGCCCAGACAGACGACCGTCGGGCACGGCTCCTCGGTGCCGGACGGGGCGAACAGGTAGCCGGGCAGCGTCGTCCCCTCGTAGGGCGCCTCGAACGTCGTCACGTCGGCGTCGAGTCGGGCGATTCCCTCGCGGAACGTCGCGCGACTGCGCTCGTAGGTCGGCCGCCGGCGCGGGTCGTCGCTCGCGAGGAAGAACTCCGCCGTCCGGTGGTAGGTGTGCGCCCGGAGGAACGCGCTCCGCGCGGTCCGCTCGTGACCCTCGGCGGCCGCGTCCTCGGCCGACCGCTCGACGCGCTCGGCCGTCCGTCGCCACTCGGTGTGCCACGCCTCCGTGTCGCCCTCGTCGATGCGCTCGGCGGTCGTCAGGACCTCGCCCGGCTCGGCTCCACCGAACGTGGTGTAGGCCATCGCCCGGAGGGTCTGGTAGTCGAACGCCTGCCCCGAGAAGTGGACGCGCATACCCGAGAGACCGCCGAGGGCGAGAAGGGTCTTTCGTCGGCGAGAATATCTCACCAACTTTAATACTTCTGCCCCTGAGTGGAACTTATATCAGATAAGGACGAAGTAACTCCCCTACTGTGTCACTCGGAGAGGAAATCGGGCTCCGTCCGCTTCTCCGCGCGCTCGGTCTCCAGGTGCGACAGGAACGCGTCCAGGTCGATGTCCTGCTCCTCGCGCTCCTTGCGGTCCCGAACCGAGATGTTCCCGGCCTCCTCCTCGTTGTCGCCGACGATGATCATGTACGGGAGGCGGTCCTCGTGGGCGCCGCGGATCTTGCGGCCGATGGTCTGGTCGCGGTCCTCGACCTCGACGCGGAAGCCGGCGTCGTCGAGTTCGTTCTTCACGCGGTGCGCGTATCCCAGATTGTCGTCCGAGATGGGCAGGATGCGGACCTGCTCGGGCGCGAGCCAGAGCGGGAACTTCCCGTCGAAGTGCTCGATGAGGACCATGAAGAAGCGCTCGTAGGAGCCGTACAGCGCACGATGTATCATCACCGGGCGGTGCTCCTCGTTGTCCTCGCCGATGTAGCTCAGGTCGAACCGCTCGGGCATGTTGAAGTCCAGCTGGACCGTCGGGCCGTCCCACTCCCGGCCGAGTGCGTCCTCGAAGCCGAAGTCGATCTTCGGGCCGTAGAAGGCGCCGTCACCGGGCTCGACGTGGTAGTCGAGGCTGGAGCTCTCCAGCACGTCACGGAGCTGTGACTCGGCGCGCTCCCAGATCTCGTCGCTCCCGACGGACTTCTCCGGGCGCGTGGCCAGCGCCACCGTGTAGTCGAGGTCGAACGTCTCCAGCACCTCGTTGATGGCGGTCATGATGTTGTCGACCTCCCCCTCGATGTCGTTCGGCCGGCAGAACAGATGGCCGTCGTCGATGGTGAACGCCCACACACGGGAGAGGCCCGACAGTTCGCCGCGCTGCTCCTTGCGGTACACCTTCCCGTCCTCGGCGTAGCGCACGGGCAGGTCCCGGTACGACCAGGAGCCCTCCTCGAAGATGGTGGCGTGGCCGGGGCAGTTCATCGGCTTCAGGCCGTACTCCTCGTCGTTGACGTCGAGGAGGAACATATCGTCCCGGTAGTTGTCGTAGTGGCCGGACTTCTTCCACAGCTCCGTCCGGAAGAGGTGGGGCGTCTCGACGTACTCGTAGCCGTAGCGCTCGTTCAGGTCGCGGACGTAGCCCGACAGCTCGTCGAGCACCGTCTTCCCGGCAGGGTGGTACAGCGGCAGGCCGGGGCCCGTCGTGTCCGGGATGGAGAACAGGTCGAGTTCGCTGCCGAGGCGGCGGTGGTCGCGCTTCTTTGCCTCCTCGCGGCGCTCGAGGAACTGCTCGAGGTCCTTCTCGCTCGGGAACGCCGTCCCGTGGACGCGCGTCAGCGTGTCGTTCTCCTCGTCGCCGCGCCAGTACGCCGCCGAGATGTCCAGCAGCTCGAACGCGCCGACCTCGCCCGTACTGTCGACGTGGGGACCCTGGCAGAGGTCCTGCCAGTCGTCCTGGACGTAGAACGACACGGACTCCTCGTCGGCGGCCTCCGTCTCCAGGATGTCCTGCTTGTACTCGTTGTCCTCGTAGACCTCGAACGCCTCCTCGCGGGAGCGCTCGA from Haloglomus litoreum includes the following:
- a CDS encoding MBL fold metallo-hydrolase; this translates as MTVGDVEPVEAVPDCYYVDTGMYGTEKYGAVYIFDTEHPTMLDTGMGTNHDLLLDALDELGIAREDLAQLVPTHVHLDHAGGAGFLAEACPNAEVLIHERGARHIIDPERLWEGTKAAVGEAIEFYTEPEPVPDSRVTPLVDGDTVDLGDRELDVHEAPGHAPHQHVFHDAEAEAVFVADAAGIYVPQLDAVEPTSPPANFDFEGCIEDVRLLQRLDPETLCYAHFGPAPADGKLVEYADVLTDWVEAVAEARVELDDDEAVVEHFVEQTEMDAVWSDAKARTETAMNVRGVLGYLDRREAAAEK
- the thrS gene encoding threonine--tRNA ligase, yielding MVAVTLPDGSVLDLDDGVTVEEVAYEIGPGLGAATVAGVVDGELVDRHTPLSEDCTLEIVTEDSDEYLQVLRHSAAHVFAQALQRLHPEAKLTIGPPTDQGFYYDVTNVDLDEDDLEAIEDEMADIVEADYAIERVERSREEAFEVYEDNEYKQDILETEAADEESVSFYVQDDWQDLCQGPHVDSTGEVGAFELLDISAAYWRGDEENDTLTRVHGTAFPSEKDLEQFLERREEAKKRDHRRLGSELDLFSIPDTTGPGLPLYHPAGKTVLDELSGYVRDLNERYGYEYVETPHLFRTELWKKSGHYDNYRDDMFLLDVNDEEYGLKPMNCPGHATIFEEGSWSYRDLPVRYAEDGKVYRKEQRGELSGLSRVWAFTIDDGHLFCRPNDIEGEVDNIMTAINEVLETFDLDYTVALATRPEKSVGSDEIWERAESQLRDVLESSSLDYHVEPGDGAFYGPKIDFGFEDALGREWDGPTVQLDFNMPERFDLSYIGEDNEEHRPVMIHRALYGSYERFFMVLIEHFDGKFPLWLAPEQVRILPISDDNLGYAHRVKNELDDAGFRVEVEDRDQTIGRKIRGAHEDRLPYMIIVGDNEEEAGNISVRDRKEREEQDIDLDAFLSHLETERAEKRTEPDFLSE
- a CDS encoding cation:proton antiporter, translating into MAAAPSTGLYLVAAIIGIGVVAQILSDRFEVPSIIFLIASGIALGPEGLGLVTRSTFAGALPSIVGLSVAIIVFEGAFHLRLEKFRETPAATTRLVTVGAAIALFGTAGAVKLAFPETSWEFAFLIGALLVATGPTVITPIMEVVPVRDRVEAALETEGIVNDVTAAILAVVVFEVIITGGSTPAEFLQLFVERLGTGMVVGTVVAGVLYYALRYVDLSPGNAPQNARLLVLAGALVAYAAADFVFAEAGVAAVAVAGIVLGNLDIPYEEDITEFKGDITLLVLSFVFIALAALLRFEDLIRLGLGGVFVVVAVAVVIRPVLVFLSTVGDRFTFGERAFMSAVGPRGIIPASVATLFAVELQNQADELAAAGEVARAAQLDAGATLLVGTVFLVILATVVFEGGLARYIAEFLDVIPMRVIVVGGGQVGRTLADRLEDRGENVVIVEVDEEMVEVARNQGHTVHIGDGTDTDVLRSAGADNCRILVAATGDDDANLLTAQLGKSKFNIETVMARANNPNNVEAFEDLGVRTISSAVATAQAMDNAIERPALANWMGEIGRSGDVQEIEVTAEELVGRPVREVGPELPGGVLIALVARNGETRVPDADFTLEEGDRITLIGNREDVRSAMEFCHPGE
- a CDS encoding alpha/beta hydrolase family protein; this encodes MRVHFSGQAFDYQTLRAMAYTTFGGAEPGEVLTTAERIDEGDTEAWHTEWRRTAERVERSAEDAAAEGHERTARSAFLRAHTYHRTAEFFLASDDPRRRPTYERSRATFREGIARLDADVTTFEAPYEGTTLPGYLFAPSGTEEPCPTVVCLGGFDSLAEELYFLCGVPEALARGYAVVLFDGPGQGAPLREEGLTARPDWEYVVGPVLDAVAEHAVADTDGVGLVGVSFGGYYAPRAAAFEDRVAACVAFDHMHDLWRAAAYETPWLAAVVRRVPDALVNGLAALGGRFSVESRWLVENSTWVFGVDSMAAFQRVLPDYSLVGLGDDITCPMLVLAGEDDHFVPLGLAEEFVDQVAGPTTLRVFRTEEGAGEHCQMGNLRLATGVIYDWFEEALPLGAGVRRTT